A section of the Saccopteryx leptura isolate mSacLep1 chromosome 4, mSacLep1_pri_phased_curated, whole genome shotgun sequence genome encodes:
- the TRIM47 gene encoding E3 ubiquitin-protein ligase TRIM47 has translation MDGSGPFSCPICLEPLREPVTLPCGHNFCLACLGALWPHRGAGGAGASGGAARCPLCQEPFPDGLQLRKNHTLSELLQLRQGSGPGPSPASGPTPDSAAPSARASAPEPSAPCAPKPWRDGEEPVRCDACPEGAALPAALSCLSCLSSFCPAHLGPHERSSALRGHRLVPPLRRLEESLCPRHLRPLERYCRAERMCLCEACASQEHRGHELVPLEQERALQEAEQPKVLSAVEDRMDELSACIAQSRRTVALIKSAATAERERVSRLFSEAAATLQGFQTKVLSFIEEGEATMLGHAQGDLRRQEEQRSRLSRAHHNLTQVPEADSVSFLQELLVLRLALEEGCGPRPGPPRELSFTKSSQAVKALREVLTMACASQWEQLRGLSSDEDGQQKLSTEADAETQDPDSTGHLESEASRDYFLKFAYIVDLDSDTADKFLHLFGTKGVKRVLCPINYPESPTRFTHCEQVLGEGALDRGTYYWEVEIIEGWVSMGVMAEDFSPQEPYDRGRLGRNAHSCCLQWNGRSFSIWFNGLEAPLPHPFSPTVGICLEYADRALAFYAVRDGKMNLLRRLKATRARRSDPLASPIDPFQSHLDGYFAGLFRSRLKPAFFLESVDAHLQIGPLKKSCISVLKRR, from the exons ATGGACGGCAGTGGGCCCTTCAGCTGCCCCATCTGCCTGGAGCCGCTGCGGGAGCCAGTTACGCTGCCCTGCGGCCACAACTTCTGCCTCGCCTGCCTGGGCGCACTCTGGCCGCACCGCGGCGCGGGTGGCGCCGGCGCATCTGGAGGCGCGGCCCGTTGCCCGTTGTGCCAGGAGCCCTTCCCCGACGGCCTGCAACTCCGCAAGAACCACACGCTGTCCGAGCTGCTGCAGCTCCGTCAGGGGTCGGGCCCCGGGCCCAGCCCGGCCTCGGGCCCGACCCCCGATTCCGCCGCACCCAGTGCGCGGGCCAGCGCCCCGGAGCCGTCAGCTCCCTGCGCGCCCAAGCCGTGGCGGGATGGCGAAGAACCGGTGCGCTGCGATGCGTGCCCCGAGGGCGCCGCCCTGCCCGCCGCGctctcctgcctctcctgcctctcttccttctgcccCGCGCACTTGGGTCCGCACGAGCGCAGTTCCGCGTTACGCGGACACCGGCTGGTTCCGCCGCTGCGCCGGCTGGAGGAGAGCCTGTGTCCGCGCCACCTGCGGCCCCTCGAGCGCTACTGCCGCGCCGAGCGCATGTGTCTGTGCGAGGCCTGTGCCTCCCAGGAGCATCGGGGCCACGAGCTTGTGCCACTGGAGCAGGAGCGCGCGCTCCAGGAG GCCGAGCAGCCCAAAGTGCTGAGTGCTGTGGAGGACCGCATGGATGAGCTGAGCGCCTGCATTGCACAGTCCCGGCGGACGGTGGCCCTCATCAAG AGTGCAGCCACAGCAGAGCGGGAGAGGGTGAGCCGGCTGTTTTCAGAAGCTGCAGCCACTCTGCAGGGGTTCCAGACAAAGGTGCTGAGCTTCATTGAGGAGGGGGAAGCAACCATGCTGGGCCATGCCCAGGGCGACCTTCGGAGGCAGGAGGAACAGCGTAGTAGGCTAAGCCGGGCTCATCACAACCTCACTCAGGTCCCTGAGGCCGATTCAGTCAGCTTCCTGCAG GAGCTCCTAGTACTCAGGCTGGCCCTGGAGGAGGGgtgtggccccaggcctggtccCCCACGGGAGCTCAGCTTCACTAAGTCATCCCAAGCTGTGAAAGCACTGAGAGAAGTGTTGACCATGGCCTGCGCCAGCCAGTGGGAGCAGCTGCGGGGCCTGAGCAGTGATGAGGATGGGCAGCAGAAGCTCAGCACAGAAG CCGATGCTGAGACCCAGGACCCAGATAGCACCGGCCACCTGGAGAGTGAGGCGTCCAGGGATTACTTCCTCAAGT TTGCCTACATTGTGGACCTGGACAGTGATACGGCAGACAAGTTCTTACACCTGTTTGGAACCAAAGGTGTGAAGAGGGTTCTGTGTCCCATCAACTACCCAGAATCGCCCACCCGCTTCACTCACTGTGAGCAGGTGCTGGGCGAGGGTGCCCTGGACCGGGGCACCTACTACTGGGAGGTGGAGATCATTGAGGGCTGGGTCAGCATGGGGGTAATGGCTGAAGATTTCTCCCCACAAGAGCCCTATGACCGGGGCCGGCTGGGCCGCAATGCCCACTCCTGCTGCCTGCAGTGGAATGGACGCAGCTTCTCCATCTGGTTCAACGGGCTGGAGGCTCCCCTGCCTCACCCCTTCTCGCCCACAGTCGGGATCTGCCTGGAATACGCAGACCGAGCCCTGGCATTCTATGCTGTGCGGGATGGCAAGATGAACCTTCTGCGGAGGCTGAAGGCTACCAGGGCCCGTCGGAGTGACCCCCTAGCCTCCCCCATTGACCCCTTCCAGAGCCACCTAGATGGCTACTTTGCAGGGCTTTTCAGGAGCAGGCTGAAGCCCGCCTTCTTCCTGGAAAGTGTGGATGCCCATCTGCAGATTGGGCCTCTCAAGAAGTCCTGCATATCTGTGCTGAAGAGGAGGTGA
- the TRIM65 gene encoding E3 ubiquitin-protein ligase TRIM65 isoform X1, translating into MAKQPLADKLMCAICLGLYLDPVTLPCGHSFCGTCIRNWLSTRVKECPECREAFPDAAELRRNVALSAVLEVVRAGPYPAQGPTSAPHTDPGSDHGARCPLHGQPLEFFCRTEGRCVCIECTMSECRLHERVPLDAERQEREAQLRTILEVTRQQATQAESQLQELQQQSSQIQRSACILASMVSGKFSCLLQALERRQVLALKDIEVAKTQALAQAQKEEQRLRGHLEVVACSDRKIQDLLEQSDDRTFLQESQLLVPPGPLGPLTPLQWDEDQQFDGLKEILSQLCGLLLDKGDPCGVPAKADDLGPMGKADLRSLPIPLGPAFPPLGVGVESGCSPTCAPLPITPLTLLCPLEARSTLASVPSPVCQLRRKLWQNYRNLTFDPESANRHLYLSQQDQQVKHCRKPRGPAEPGSFELWQVQCTQSFHSGRHYWEVHTSNHSVTLGVAYRELTRHKQGPHTDNIGRGPSSWGLCIQEDSAQAWHNGEAQHLPGVSGKILGMDLDLGSGCLTFYSLEPKVQCLCTFHAIFTRPLYPVFWLLEGRTLTLCHRPEAKLPPGLQEEASGLS; encoded by the exons ATGGCCAAGCAGCCGCTGGCGGACAAGCTGATGTGTGCCATTTGCCTGGGGCTCTACCTGGACCCTGTGACACTGCCCTGCGGCCACAGCTTCTGCGGGACCTGCATCCGGAACTGGTTGAGCACTCGCGTAAAGGAGTGCCCCGAGTGCCGGGAGGCCTTCCCCGACGCCGCCGAGCTGCGCCGCAACGTGGCACTCAGCGCCGTGCTCGAGGTGGTGCGCGCCGGGCCCTATCCAGCGCAGGGCCCCACCTCGGCCCCCCACACGGACCCCGGCTCAGACCACGGTGCGCGCTGCCCCCTTCACGGGCAGCCGCTCGAGTTCTTCTGCCGCACCGAGGGCCGCTGCGTGTGCATCGAGTGCACAATGAGCGAGTGTCGCCTCCACGAGCGGGTGCCGCTGGACGCGGAGCGACAGGAGCGCGAG GCCCAGCTGAGAACCATACTGGAAGTCACCCGGCAGCAGGCCAcccaggctgagagccagctACAGGAGCTGCAGCAGCAAAGCAGCCAGATCCAG AGGTCGGCCTGTATCCTGGCTTCTATGGTCTCTGGCAAGTTCAGCTGCCTGCTGCAGGCCCTGGAGAGGCGTCAGGTCTTGGCACTGAAGGACATCGAGGTGGCCAAAACACAGGCTCTGGCACAGGCCCAAAAGGAGGAGCAGCGACTACGGGGCCACCTGGAGGTAGTGGCTTGCTCTGACCGCAAGATCCAGGACCTCCTGGAGCAGTCGGATGACAGAACCTTTCTCCAG GAATCACAGCTGCTGGTGCCTCCAGGGCCTCTCGGGCCACTGACTCCTCTGCAGTGGGATGAAGATCAGCAGTTTGATGGGCTGAAGGAGATTCTGAGCCAGCTTTGTGGCCTCCTCCTGGATAAGGGGGACCCCTGTGGGGTACCAGCTAAGGCTGATGACTTGGGTCCCATGGGTAAAGCTGACCTCAGATCTCTCCCTATCCCTCTGGGCCCAGCTTTTCCTCCATTGGGAGTGGGTGTGGAGTCAGGGTGCAGCCCCACATGCGCTCCCCTCCCCATCACTCCCCTAACACTGCTTTGCCCCCTAGAGGCCCGAAGTACTCTGGCATCGGTCCCAAGCCCGGTTTGTCAGCTGAGGAGGAAACTCTGGCAGA ATTATCGCAATCTGACCTTTGACCCAGAGAGCGCCAACCGCCACCTTTACCTGTCTCAGCAGGACCAACAGGTTAAGCACTGTCGAAAGCCCCGGGGCCCAGCTGAGCCAGGCAGCTTTGAGCTCTGGCAGGTTCAGTGCACCCAGAGCTTCCATTCTGGGCGGCACTACTGGGAGGTACACACATCTAACCACTCAGTGACACTGGGTGTTGCCTACCGGGAACTGACACGGCACAAGCAGGGGCCCCACACAGATAACATCGGCCGTGGGCCCAGCTCGTGGGGGCTCTGCATTCAGGAGGATAGTGCCCAGGCCTGGCACAATGGGGAGGCCCAGCACCTCCCAGGGGTGTCGGGGAAGATACTGGGCATGGATTTGGACTTGGGCTCTGGCTGCCTCACGTTCTACAGCCTGGAGCCCAAAGTTCAATGCCTGTGTACTTTCCATGCCATCTTCACCCGGCCCCTCTATCCTGTCTTCTGGCTCCTTGAGGGTAGGACCCTGACCCTGTGCCATCGGCCTGAGGCCAAGCTCCCTCCAGGGCTCCAGGAAGAGGCCTCAGGGCTCAGCTGA
- the TRIM65 gene encoding E3 ubiquitin-protein ligase TRIM65 isoform X2, whose product MAKQPLADKLMCAICLGLYLDPVTLPCGHSFCGTCIRNWLSTRVKECPECREAFPDAAELRRNVALSAVLEVVRAGPYPAQGPTSAPHTDPGSDHGARCPLHGQPLEFFCRTEGRCVCIECTMSECRLHERVPLDAERQEREAQLRTILEVTRQQATQAESQLQELQQQSSQIQRSACILASMVSGKFSCLLQALERRQVLALKDIEVAKTQALAQAQKEEQRLRGHLEVVACSDRKIQDLLEQSDDRTFLQESQLLVPPGPLGPLTPLQWDEDQQFDGLKEILSQLCGLLLDKGDPCGVPAKADDLGPMEARSTLASVPSPVCQLRRKLWQNYRNLTFDPESANRHLYLSQQDQQVKHCRKPRGPAEPGSFELWQVQCTQSFHSGRHYWEVHTSNHSVTLGVAYRELTRHKQGPHTDNIGRGPSSWGLCIQEDSAQAWHNGEAQHLPGVSGKILGMDLDLGSGCLTFYSLEPKVQCLCTFHAIFTRPLYPVFWLLEGRTLTLCHRPEAKLPPGLQEEASGLS is encoded by the exons ATGGCCAAGCAGCCGCTGGCGGACAAGCTGATGTGTGCCATTTGCCTGGGGCTCTACCTGGACCCTGTGACACTGCCCTGCGGCCACAGCTTCTGCGGGACCTGCATCCGGAACTGGTTGAGCACTCGCGTAAAGGAGTGCCCCGAGTGCCGGGAGGCCTTCCCCGACGCCGCCGAGCTGCGCCGCAACGTGGCACTCAGCGCCGTGCTCGAGGTGGTGCGCGCCGGGCCCTATCCAGCGCAGGGCCCCACCTCGGCCCCCCACACGGACCCCGGCTCAGACCACGGTGCGCGCTGCCCCCTTCACGGGCAGCCGCTCGAGTTCTTCTGCCGCACCGAGGGCCGCTGCGTGTGCATCGAGTGCACAATGAGCGAGTGTCGCCTCCACGAGCGGGTGCCGCTGGACGCGGAGCGACAGGAGCGCGAG GCCCAGCTGAGAACCATACTGGAAGTCACCCGGCAGCAGGCCAcccaggctgagagccagctACAGGAGCTGCAGCAGCAAAGCAGCCAGATCCAG AGGTCGGCCTGTATCCTGGCTTCTATGGTCTCTGGCAAGTTCAGCTGCCTGCTGCAGGCCCTGGAGAGGCGTCAGGTCTTGGCACTGAAGGACATCGAGGTGGCCAAAACACAGGCTCTGGCACAGGCCCAAAAGGAGGAGCAGCGACTACGGGGCCACCTGGAGGTAGTGGCTTGCTCTGACCGCAAGATCCAGGACCTCCTGGAGCAGTCGGATGACAGAACCTTTCTCCAG GAATCACAGCTGCTGGTGCCTCCAGGGCCTCTCGGGCCACTGACTCCTCTGCAGTGGGATGAAGATCAGCAGTTTGATGGGCTGAAGGAGATTCTGAGCCAGCTTTGTGGCCTCCTCCTGGATAAGGGGGACCCCTGTGGGGTACCAGCTAAGGCTGATGACTTGGGTCCCATGG AGGCCCGAAGTACTCTGGCATCGGTCCCAAGCCCGGTTTGTCAGCTGAGGAGGAAACTCTGGCAGA ATTATCGCAATCTGACCTTTGACCCAGAGAGCGCCAACCGCCACCTTTACCTGTCTCAGCAGGACCAACAGGTTAAGCACTGTCGAAAGCCCCGGGGCCCAGCTGAGCCAGGCAGCTTTGAGCTCTGGCAGGTTCAGTGCACCCAGAGCTTCCATTCTGGGCGGCACTACTGGGAGGTACACACATCTAACCACTCAGTGACACTGGGTGTTGCCTACCGGGAACTGACACGGCACAAGCAGGGGCCCCACACAGATAACATCGGCCGTGGGCCCAGCTCGTGGGGGCTCTGCATTCAGGAGGATAGTGCCCAGGCCTGGCACAATGGGGAGGCCCAGCACCTCCCAGGGGTGTCGGGGAAGATACTGGGCATGGATTTGGACTTGGGCTCTGGCTGCCTCACGTTCTACAGCCTGGAGCCCAAAGTTCAATGCCTGTGTACTTTCCATGCCATCTTCACCCGGCCCCTCTATCCTGTCTTCTGGCTCCTTGAGGGTAGGACCCTGACCCTGTGCCATCGGCCTGAGGCCAAGCTCCCTCCAGGGCTCCAGGAAGAGGCCTCAGGGCTCAGCTGA
- the TRIM65 gene encoding E3 ubiquitin-protein ligase TRIM65 isoform X3, whose product MKAQLRTILEVTRQQATQAESQLQELQQQSSQIQRSACILASMVSGKFSCLLQALERRQVLALKDIEVAKTQALAQAQKEEQRLRGHLEVVACSDRKIQDLLEQSDDRTFLQESQLLVPPGPLGPLTPLQWDEDQQFDGLKEILSQLCGLLLDKGDPCGVPAKADDLGPMGKADLRSLPIPLGPAFPPLGVGVESGCSPTCAPLPITPLTLLCPLEARSTLASVPSPVCQLRRKLWQNYRNLTFDPESANRHLYLSQQDQQVKHCRKPRGPAEPGSFELWQVQCTQSFHSGRHYWEVHTSNHSVTLGVAYRELTRHKQGPHTDNIGRGPSSWGLCIQEDSAQAWHNGEAQHLPGVSGKILGMDLDLGSGCLTFYSLEPKVQCLCTFHAIFTRPLYPVFWLLEGRTLTLCHRPEAKLPPGLQEEASGLS is encoded by the exons atgaag GCCCAGCTGAGAACCATACTGGAAGTCACCCGGCAGCAGGCCAcccaggctgagagccagctACAGGAGCTGCAGCAGCAAAGCAGCCAGATCCAG AGGTCGGCCTGTATCCTGGCTTCTATGGTCTCTGGCAAGTTCAGCTGCCTGCTGCAGGCCCTGGAGAGGCGTCAGGTCTTGGCACTGAAGGACATCGAGGTGGCCAAAACACAGGCTCTGGCACAGGCCCAAAAGGAGGAGCAGCGACTACGGGGCCACCTGGAGGTAGTGGCTTGCTCTGACCGCAAGATCCAGGACCTCCTGGAGCAGTCGGATGACAGAACCTTTCTCCAG GAATCACAGCTGCTGGTGCCTCCAGGGCCTCTCGGGCCACTGACTCCTCTGCAGTGGGATGAAGATCAGCAGTTTGATGGGCTGAAGGAGATTCTGAGCCAGCTTTGTGGCCTCCTCCTGGATAAGGGGGACCCCTGTGGGGTACCAGCTAAGGCTGATGACTTGGGTCCCATGGGTAAAGCTGACCTCAGATCTCTCCCTATCCCTCTGGGCCCAGCTTTTCCTCCATTGGGAGTGGGTGTGGAGTCAGGGTGCAGCCCCACATGCGCTCCCCTCCCCATCACTCCCCTAACACTGCTTTGCCCCCTAGAGGCCCGAAGTACTCTGGCATCGGTCCCAAGCCCGGTTTGTCAGCTGAGGAGGAAACTCTGGCAGA ATTATCGCAATCTGACCTTTGACCCAGAGAGCGCCAACCGCCACCTTTACCTGTCTCAGCAGGACCAACAGGTTAAGCACTGTCGAAAGCCCCGGGGCCCAGCTGAGCCAGGCAGCTTTGAGCTCTGGCAGGTTCAGTGCACCCAGAGCTTCCATTCTGGGCGGCACTACTGGGAGGTACACACATCTAACCACTCAGTGACACTGGGTGTTGCCTACCGGGAACTGACACGGCACAAGCAGGGGCCCCACACAGATAACATCGGCCGTGGGCCCAGCTCGTGGGGGCTCTGCATTCAGGAGGATAGTGCCCAGGCCTGGCACAATGGGGAGGCCCAGCACCTCCCAGGGGTGTCGGGGAAGATACTGGGCATGGATTTGGACTTGGGCTCTGGCTGCCTCACGTTCTACAGCCTGGAGCCCAAAGTTCAATGCCTGTGTACTTTCCATGCCATCTTCACCCGGCCCCTCTATCCTGTCTTCTGGCTCCTTGAGGGTAGGACCCTGACCCTGTGCCATCGGCCTGAGGCCAAGCTCCCTCCAGGGCTCCAGGAAGAGGCCTCAGGGCTCAGCTGA